The DNA segment CGGGCCTGGGTGAGGAGGTACGGCGCCTGGCTCATGCTCTCCATGCCGCCGGCCACCACCATCCGGTTCTCCCCAAGCAGGATGGAGCCGGCTGCGAGGACCACCGCCTTGAGCCCCGAGCACGGCCCACGGGCGTGCGACACGCGGCAACGATCGCAACCGGTTCCACGGGATCTCCCTCCCCTGGCATCCTGGCGCCCGGTGGCAACCGAATCATGCCTCACCGGACGCCTGAATGCGTCTTTGCCAGGAACGGGTCGATCCCTGCCTGGGACCGGGCGTGCGGAGACGCGAACCCGGCCGGAGACCCCGCGGGTGTCTGCCCGCGAGGTCTTCCAGAGGTCACTCCTCGGCGTCGAACGTCCTCACGGCCTGGATGGTGCCTTCAGCCCCGGCGGGTCCCATGGGCCGTGCCACCTGGCCGGCAGGTTCCGCTGTCACCCGCACAGGGCCGTAGAGGAAGAGGTCTACGATGTCGCCGGCCCCCGCCCAGACGCCGTTGCAGTTGGCCAGGTCCACGGGGACCCAGTCGGCGGTGGTGCGAAGCCGAAACCACGCCCGCCAGAGGTCGGCCCCCGGCGCGATCTGCCCGGGCGCCGGCAGGCCGTCCACCGCGACCACCACCCGGTTGCGGTTGAAGTCGAGCCCGACGACCCCCAGCGACCGGGGAACCAGATCGGTGGGGCTGAGCGGGGTGCATCCTCGCCCGCGAGGTGGGGGAGGCGGCGGAGGCGGAACCGGCGGCCTGCCGGGAATGCAGATCCGCTG comes from the Limnochorda pilosa genome and includes:
- a CDS encoding LysM peptidoglycan-binding domain-containing protein, producing MPDLGQTSWMKERLGSGLSGSVGQQAPVCPGGRIYRVRAGDTLFRIAQRFGVSVDAILQANPQITNPDVLRVGQSICIPGVTPPGPPCPGGRIYIIRPGDTFFAIAQRFGVSVADLIAANPGVDPDRLVVGQRICIPGRPPVPPPPPPPPRGRGCTPLSPTDLVPRSLGVVGLDFNRNRVVVAVDGLPAPGQIAPGADLWRAWFRLRTTADWVPVDLANCNGVWAGAGDIVDLFLYGPVRVTAEPAGQVARPMGPAGAEGTIQAVRTFDAEE